From a single Candidatus Hydrogenedentota bacterium genomic region:
- a CDS encoding Gfo/Idh/MocA family oxidoreductase — MSKHSMTRRAFLAATTTTAVTVLAAPNDAQVVPGKKSPNEKLNIAAIGAGGKGFSDLMSCNKLGENIVALCDVDWKEAGEAFYKLPNAKQFKDYREMLEKMPEIDACTVSTPDHTHAPAAYMAMKLGKHVYVQKPLTHTVAEARLLTNTAREMKVATQMGNQGHCGNGVRDMCEMLWSGAIGQVKEAHVWTNRPVWPQGIAKPLDEMPIPDTMAWDLWIGTAPMRPYNDKYAPFNWRGWWDFGSGALGDMACHIMDPAFWALKLVESSDYTVELVAQSGKNDQTAPLASIVKYSFPARGDMAPVDVFWYDGMLIPKRPEGVPANQKLGDGDNGCFFVGESGILTAGEYGGEARLLPDEKMADYKKPEQTIKRITDENPYLNWIEACKGGEPAASNFDYSGPFTEMVAFGNLAVRTEQKMHWDNKAGAVTNVPNPKEFVSKEYRKGWELPC; from the coding sequence ATGAGCAAGCATTCCATGACGCGGCGCGCTTTTCTGGCGGCCACGACGACCACGGCGGTGACGGTATTGGCGGCGCCGAACGACGCCCAGGTGGTTCCGGGCAAGAAATCCCCGAACGAGAAATTGAACATTGCGGCGATCGGCGCGGGCGGCAAGGGCTTCAGCGACCTCATGTCCTGCAACAAGCTGGGCGAGAACATCGTTGCTCTGTGCGATGTGGACTGGAAGGAAGCGGGCGAGGCGTTCTACAAGCTGCCGAACGCGAAGCAGTTCAAAGACTACCGTGAGATGCTCGAAAAGATGCCGGAAATCGACGCCTGTACGGTGTCCACGCCGGACCACACCCACGCGCCCGCGGCCTACATGGCCATGAAGCTGGGCAAGCACGTGTACGTGCAGAAGCCCCTGACGCACACCGTGGCCGAGGCGCGTCTGCTGACGAATACGGCCCGCGAGATGAAAGTGGCCACGCAGATGGGCAACCAGGGCCACTGCGGCAATGGCGTTCGCGATATGTGCGAAATGCTCTGGTCCGGCGCGATCGGCCAGGTGAAAGAAGCCCACGTGTGGACGAACCGCCCCGTTTGGCCCCAGGGCATCGCCAAGCCCCTGGACGAAATGCCCATCCCCGACACCATGGCCTGGGACCTGTGGATCGGCACCGCGCCCATGCGCCCCTACAATGACAAATATGCACCTTTCAACTGGCGCGGCTGGTGGGATTTCGGTTCCGGCGCGCTGGGCGACATGGCCTGCCACATCATGGACCCCGCCTTCTGGGCGTTGAAACTGGTGGAATCTTCCGACTACACGGTGGAGCTCGTGGCCCAGTCCGGTAAGAACGACCAGACCGCGCCGCTGGCCTCCATCGTGAAGTACAGTTTCCCCGCGCGCGGCGACATGGCGCCCGTGGACGTGTTCTGGTATGACGGCATGCTTATTCCCAAGCGGCCCGAGGGCGTTCCCGCGAACCAGAAGCTGGGCGATGGCGACAACGGCTGCTTCTTCGTGGGCGAGAGCGGCATCCTCACGGCGGGTGAATACGGCGGCGAAGCGCGCCTCCTGCCCGACGAGAAAATGGCGGACTATAAGAAGCCCGAGCAGACCATCAAGCGCATCACGGATGAAAATCCCTACCTCAACTGGATCGAAGCCTGCAAGGGCGGTGAGCCGGCGGCCTCGAACTTCGACTACTCCGGTCCCTTCACCGAGATGGTGGCCTTCGGCAACCTGGCGGTGCGCACGGAGCAGAAAATGCACTGGGACAACAAGGCCGGCGCGGTCACCAACGTGCCGAATCCCAAGGAATTCGTGAGCAAGGAATACCGCAAGGGCTGGGAACTTCCCTGCTGA
- a CDS encoding DUF1501 domain-containing protein: MHPIEEQIQRTRRQFLTTAAGGIGGLALTALLGRDGYGAVPGVNPLAPKPNHTTPKAKACIFIFMEGGPSQMDLFDPKPMLNKLHGQPLPESMTKDMRFAFIQKETATVLGSNQQFKKYGESGMDFSTWLPHIGSCADDICMIRSMHTDAFNHHPGQLMMNTGVPTFGRPSMGAWINYGLGSEADNLPGYVVLSAGRGTSGGVSNWSSGFLPSNYQGVLFRNQGEPVLHLANPAGLPHECQRLGLDTVRDLNQIHYEETRDPEVLARISSYELAYRMQSAAPELIDLSGESQATLDMYGVDRVEEGYKASRGGPKGTFAAFSRNCLLARRLVERGVRFINIYHASWDHHSDLDNEMKFTTDMCDRPIGALIKDLKQRGLLEDTLVVFGSEFGRTPLGENRAGFREANTGRDHHPMAFTIWMAGGGTKGGRIIGETDDIGWNIVKDPVHINDLHATLLHLFGLNHLDLTYRYSGRDFRLTDVAGELVPAIYT; the protein is encoded by the coding sequence ATGCATCCGATTGAAGAGCAAATCCAGCGCACGCGCCGTCAGTTTCTGACGACGGCGGCGGGCGGTATTGGCGGGCTGGCGCTGACGGCGCTGCTGGGCCGGGACGGTTATGGTGCGGTGCCGGGGGTAAACCCGCTGGCGCCGAAGCCGAACCACACGACGCCCAAGGCGAAGGCGTGTATCTTCATCTTCATGGAGGGCGGGCCGAGCCAGATGGATCTGTTTGATCCGAAGCCGATGCTGAACAAGCTCCACGGCCAGCCGCTGCCGGAGTCCATGACAAAGGATATGCGCTTCGCCTTTATCCAGAAGGAGACGGCGACGGTGCTGGGGAGCAACCAGCAGTTTAAGAAATACGGCGAGAGCGGGATGGACTTCTCCACGTGGCTTCCGCACATCGGCAGTTGCGCCGACGACATCTGCATGATTCGCTCGATGCATACGGACGCCTTCAATCACCATCCGGGCCAGTTGATGATGAACACGGGCGTGCCCACCTTCGGGCGGCCTTCCATGGGAGCGTGGATCAATTATGGCCTCGGTTCCGAGGCGGACAACCTGCCGGGCTATGTGGTGCTGAGCGCGGGCCGCGGTACTTCGGGCGGCGTGTCCAACTGGTCGAGCGGGTTCCTGCCTTCGAACTATCAGGGCGTGCTGTTTCGCAACCAGGGCGAGCCGGTGCTGCATCTGGCGAATCCGGCGGGCCTGCCCCATGAGTGCCAGCGGCTCGGGCTGGACACGGTGCGCGACTTGAACCAGATTCACTACGAAGAGACGCGCGATCCGGAAGTGCTCGCGCGTATATCGTCCTATGAATTGGCCTATCGCATGCAATCCGCGGCGCCGGAGCTGATCGATCTTTCGGGCGAAAGTCAGGCTACGCTGGACATGTATGGCGTGGACCGGGTGGAGGAAGGGTACAAGGCGTCGCGGGGCGGCCCCAAGGGGACCTTCGCGGCCTTCTCTCGCAATTGCCTGCTGGCGCGGCGGCTGGTGGAGCGCGGGGTGCGCTTCATCAACATCTACCACGCGAGCTGGGATCACCACAGCGACCTGGACAATGAAATGAAGTTCACCACCGACATGTGCGACCGGCCTATCGGCGCGCTGATCAAGGATCTGAAGCAGCGCGGCCTCCTGGAAGACACGCTGGTGGTCTTTGGTTCCGAGTTCGGCCGCACGCCGCTCGGCGAGAACCGGGCGGGTTTCCGCGAAGCGAACACGGGTCGGGACCACCACCCCATGGCCTTCACGATCTGGATGGCGGGTGGCGGGACCAAGGGCGGGCGGATCATCGGCGAGACCGACGACATCGGCTGGAATATCGTGAAGGATCCGGTGCATATCAACGATCTGCACGCGACGCTGCTGCATTTGTTCGGATTGAATCATCTGGACCTGACTTATCGCTACAGCGGGCGGGATTTCCGGCTGACGGATGTGGCGGGCGAGCTGGTGCCCGCGATCTATACCTGA
- a CDS encoding PSD1 domain-containing protein: MSHKNWYTARAGRFVLAAIFGIGASWPVTADDGGASAAFTRDVNPILAAKCVQCHGPEKQKGGLRLDSGAAVLKGGDGGATVVAGKASESLLYRVLTGAHEEISMPPEGEKLSAEELGKIEGWIAAGAEIPADEAPATVQSSHWAFQPVTRPAVPAPAGENWGQGAIDAFIKAQLDQAGVAPSPEAAPGVLVRRLYLDLLGLPPEPGAVESFTADPSPAAYDSLVDRLLASPHFGERWGRHWLDLARYADSDGYEKDSPRPYAWRYRDWVINAINEDMPYDQFVIQQLAGDLLPGATLAQRTATGFHRNTLTNREGGIDPEEDRVKQAVDRTNTTGAVFMGLTMGCAQCHTHKYDPITQREYFGMYSFFDAALEQDISAPLPGEEEAYAAAVAKHTGEVAAKKAELAAYRPTLLAGLPAWEATLSIPEEGWNIQDPISYVSTGGASFKELDDKSVLVNGENPLTDAYTVVFRSDLRDVKGFRLETLTHDELTYHGPGRAHNGSFVLAEISVTAAPASEPHRTAPVKIASAKAGFAQDGYPIEAALDGNPATGWGILNGKNTNRDHAADFTFETPVGHDEGTIFTIKIDHGYGGYSNIGRFRLALTRNDPANIIFSDEVVAALKLPAAERTEGQTETLLELYGQSDGTWKKLKEELDKLEGNPPAPIPSIVMALRPNETPPVTRIHNRGDFLQPGDEVQPHTPAVLPPLKARGDKPDRLDLARWIVDPANPLTARVAANRVWEHLFGDGLARTSEDFGTRTETPTHPELLDWLAASFVEDHHWSTKSLIKAIVSSAAYKQSSHVRDDLFQSDPTNRLIARQNRFRVEGEITRDLFLAASGLLVDEVGGPSIRPPLPAGVADLGYAGSVKWPESEGPQKYRRGLYVFFQRTVAYPMLVAFDCPDSNVAALSRNRSNTPLQSLTLLNDPVFVEAAQALGKRLLEMDGLDEPARVREAFRLCMGRAPLDRELELLVKLVAEQEALFAAQPEEAKTLVGSHMPAEVAPEKAAAHMILARSIMNLDEFLTRE, from the coding sequence ATGTCGCACAAGAACTGGTACACGGCCCGCGCGGGCCGCTTCGTTTTGGCCGCAATCTTCGGAATTGGGGCGAGTTGGCCCGTGACCGCGGACGATGGGGGGGCGAGCGCAGCGTTTACCCGTGATGTGAACCCGATTCTCGCCGCGAAGTGTGTGCAGTGTCATGGCCCCGAAAAGCAGAAGGGCGGACTCCGGCTGGATTCGGGCGCGGCGGTGTTGAAGGGGGGGGATGGTGGTGCGACCGTTGTGGCGGGCAAGGCGAGCGAGAGCCTGCTCTATCGGGTTCTTACCGGAGCCCATGAAGAAATCAGCATGCCGCCGGAGGGTGAGAAACTTTCGGCAGAGGAACTGGGGAAGATCGAAGGGTGGATTGCGGCGGGGGCGGAAATTCCCGCCGACGAAGCGCCGGCGACTGTGCAATCCAGTCATTGGGCCTTTCAACCGGTCACGCGACCCGCCGTGCCCGCGCCGGCGGGTGAAAACTGGGGCCAGGGTGCGATTGACGCGTTCATAAAGGCCCAGCTTGACCAGGCCGGGGTTGCCCCGAGCCCCGAGGCGGCGCCGGGTGTACTCGTGCGACGCCTGTATCTGGACTTGCTGGGACTGCCGCCGGAGCCGGGCGCGGTGGAATCCTTCACGGCGGATCCTTCGCCAGCAGCCTATGACTCACTGGTGGACCGCCTGCTGGCGTCGCCCCACTTTGGCGAACGCTGGGGCCGTCACTGGCTGGATCTGGCGCGTTACGCGGACAGCGACGGCTACGAAAAGGATTCTCCGCGGCCCTATGCGTGGCGTTATCGCGACTGGGTGATCAACGCGATCAACGAAGACATGCCCTATGACCAGTTTGTGATCCAGCAGCTTGCGGGAGACTTGCTGCCGGGGGCGACGCTGGCGCAGCGCACGGCGACGGGCTTTCACCGCAATACCTTGACGAATCGCGAGGGCGGCATCGATCCGGAAGAGGATCGGGTGAAGCAGGCGGTGGACCGGACGAACACGACCGGTGCGGTGTTTATGGGCCTCACTATGGGCTGCGCCCAATGCCACACGCACAAGTACGACCCCATCACGCAGCGCGAATACTTCGGGATGTATTCCTTTTTTGACGCGGCGCTGGAGCAGGATATTTCCGCGCCGCTGCCGGGGGAGGAGGAGGCCTACGCGGCGGCGGTGGCAAAGCACACGGGGGAAGTGGCCGCGAAGAAGGCGGAGCTGGCGGCTTATCGGCCGACACTTCTGGCGGGGCTGCCCGCCTGGGAGGCAACCTTGTCCATCCCGGAGGAGGGTTGGAATATTCAGGACCCGATCTCCTATGTGTCGACGGGCGGCGCGAGTTTCAAGGAACTGGATGACAAGTCGGTGCTGGTGAACGGGGAGAATCCGCTGACCGATGCGTACACGGTGGTATTTCGCAGCGACCTGCGGGATGTAAAGGGATTCCGACTGGAGACTCTGACGCACGACGAACTTACGTACCATGGTCCGGGTCGGGCGCACAATGGCAGTTTTGTGCTGGCGGAGATCTCGGTCACGGCGGCGCCCGCGAGCGAACCACACCGGACGGCGCCGGTAAAGATCGCGTCGGCCAAGGCGGGCTTTGCTCAGGACGGGTATCCCATTGAGGCGGCGCTGGACGGGAATCCCGCCACGGGCTGGGGCATTCTCAACGGCAAGAACACGAATCGGGACCACGCTGCGGATTTTACCTTCGAGACACCGGTTGGCCACGACGAAGGCACCATCTTTACCATCAAGATCGATCACGGCTACGGCGGCTACAGCAACATTGGCCGGTTCCGTCTGGCGCTGACGCGCAACGATCCCGCGAATATTATCTTTTCGGATGAGGTGGTGGCCGCGTTGAAGTTGCCCGCGGCCGAGCGGACGGAAGGGCAGACCGAAACGCTGCTGGAACTGTACGGGCAGAGCGATGGGACGTGGAAGAAGCTCAAGGAGGAGTTGGATAAGTTGGAGGGCAATCCCCCGGCACCGATTCCGTCTATTGTGATGGCGCTGCGGCCGAACGAGACGCCGCCGGTGACGCGCATTCACAACCGGGGCGATTTCCTCCAGCCGGGCGACGAAGTGCAGCCCCACACGCCCGCGGTGCTTCCGCCGCTGAAGGCGCGGGGCGACAAGCCGGATCGCCTTGATCTGGCACGCTGGATCGTGGATCCCGCAAACCCGCTCACGGCGCGCGTTGCCGCCAATCGCGTGTGGGAGCATCTCTTCGGCGACGGTCTCGCGCGTACCAGCGAAGACTTTGGCACGCGAACGGAAACACCGACTCATCCGGAATTGCTGGACTGGCTCGCGGCGAGCTTTGTGGAGGATCATCACTGGAGCACCAAGTCGCTGATCAAAGCGATTGTGTCGTCCGCGGCGTATAAGCAGTCCTCTCACGTGCGGGATGATCTGTTTCAGTCGGACCCGACGAACCGGCTGATCGCGCGGCAGAATCGATTCCGGGTGGAGGGGGAGATCACACGGGACCTGTTTCTTGCGGCGAGCGGCCTGCTGGTGGACGAGGTCGGGGGACCGAGTATTCGTCCTCCGCTGCCTGCGGGAGTGGCGGATCTGGGCTATGCGGGTTCGGTGAAGTGGCCCGAGTCGGAAGGGCCCCAGAAGTATCGTCGCGGCCTGTATGTGTTCTTTCAGCGCACGGTGGCCTATCCCATGCTGGTGGCCTTTGATTGTCCCGATTCCAACGTGGCCGCGCTCAGCCGGAACCGATCAAATACACCCTTGCAGTCGCTGACGCTGCTGAACGATCCGGTGTTTGTGGAGGCGGCGCAGGCGCTGGGCAAGCGGCTGCTGGAGATGGATGGTCTGGATGAACCAGCGCGCGTGCGGGAAGCGTTCCGGTTGTGCATGGGCCGGGCGCCGCTGGATCGGGAGCTGGAATTGCTGGTGAAGCTGGTGGCGGAGCAGGAGGCCCTGTTTGCGGCGCAGCCGGAGGAGGCGAAGACGCTGGTGGGCTCTCATATGCCCGCGGAGGTGGCGCCGGAGAAGGCGGCGGCCCATATGATACTGGCGCGGTCGATCATGAATCTGGACGAGTTCTTGACGCGGGAGTAG
- a CDS encoding response regulator, producing the protein MTGKTRILVVDDNRQIQALLTELLGVAGHVTRAAASCEEARALIDQEAFSCALIDLGLPDGNGLELLPYIRERQPLLVPVILTGDGRAETIIETMRAGAFDFLIKPFVSASLHAAINRAQEYHDVLRERDELVQLLSDEREQLKVRVEEATADLRQYASHCELVSARLRSLVRLTQVAANLYTDETVFRSIIEELEKYIPLQCVALDSATGHKFLAAWRNGGDEIHVIAVDDVDLSAHNGRFEDSPEERLRRLVERHAHLETPGSAAYIYPQSYWGKPACTVAFFLDGSFTVDADCDQFLSMCAHFLGFEWQDARLSLHATQQASLGNIALEISKGLIQGLTAIRTTADFVSETPISDEAAEGLKLIRDSVDGLHNQIKDFRQLSMPHKESVETVQLSEYIDQAVDMIARALQNRGITINRDYDEDCECVLMNGASLARTFLDLIAAAVRTVADGGQIHLAVSGMEPNHILVQIRHDAVTGELFGVPRDGGEVPILIESHPQFILALRTIQSCGGKLLLKYEEGTGRAFSIILPRNPLRAHRPTEVLT; encoded by the coding sequence ATGACCGGAAAGACGCGAATATTGGTTGTGGATGACAATCGCCAGATCCAGGCGCTCCTTACCGAGCTTCTGGGAGTGGCGGGCCATGTCACGCGCGCGGCGGCCTCCTGCGAGGAAGCTCGCGCGCTCATCGATCAAGAAGCGTTCTCCTGCGCCCTCATTGATCTCGGCCTCCCCGACGGAAACGGCCTGGAATTATTGCCTTATATACGTGAACGGCAGCCCCTGCTGGTACCGGTCATTCTCACCGGCGATGGCCGGGCCGAGACCATTATTGAAACCATGCGCGCGGGCGCTTTTGATTTCCTCATCAAACCTTTTGTATCCGCCTCGCTCCATGCGGCGATCAACCGGGCCCAGGAGTACCACGACGTACTCCGTGAACGAGACGAACTGGTGCAACTACTTTCCGACGAACGCGAACAATTGAAGGTGCGGGTGGAAGAGGCAACGGCCGATCTCCGGCAATACGCCAGCCACTGCGAATTGGTCAGCGCGCGGCTGCGCTCCCTGGTGAGGCTGACGCAGGTCGCCGCCAATCTCTATACCGACGAGACTGTGTTCCGCAGCATCATCGAAGAACTCGAAAAATACATCCCGCTGCAATGCGTCGCTCTCGATTCCGCCACCGGGCACAAATTCCTTGCCGCCTGGCGCAACGGCGGCGACGAGATACACGTCATCGCCGTGGACGATGTCGATCTCTCCGCGCACAATGGCCGCTTTGAAGACAGCCCCGAAGAGCGCCTCCGCCGTCTGGTCGAGCGCCATGCCCACCTGGAAACGCCCGGCTCCGCCGCCTATATCTACCCCCAGAGCTACTGGGGAAAGCCCGCGTGCACCGTGGCCTTCTTCCTCGACGGCTCCTTCACGGTCGACGCGGACTGCGACCAGTTTCTCAGCATGTGCGCCCACTTCCTCGGCTTCGAATGGCAGGATGCACGGCTCTCGCTCCACGCCACCCAGCAGGCCAGCCTCGGCAATATCGCCCTGGAAATCTCAAAAGGCCTCATCCAGGGGCTCACCGCCATACGCACCACCGCCGACTTCGTCAGCGAGACCCCCATCAGCGATGAAGCCGCCGAAGGCCTGAAACTCATCCGCGACAGCGTGGATGGACTCCACAACCAGATCAAAGATTTCCGCCAGCTCTCCATGCCCCACAAGGAATCGGTGGAAACGGTCCAGCTCTCGGAATATATCGACCAGGCCGTGGACATGATCGCGCGCGCCCTGCAGAATCGCGGCATCACCATCAACCGCGATTACGACGAAGATTGCGAGTGCGTGCTCATGAACGGGGCAAGCCTCGCGAGAACCTTCCTCGACCTCATCGCCGCCGCCGTGCGCACCGTGGCCGACGGCGGGCAGATCCATCTCGCCGTTTCCGGCATGGAGCCCAATCATATTCTCGTCCAGATCCGGCACGACGCCGTCACGGGCGAGCTCTTTGGCGTTCCCCGCGACGGGGGAGAGGTGCCCATCCTGATCGAAAGCCACCCCCAGTTCATCCTCGCTTTGCGAACCATTCAGAGCTGCGGCGGAAAACTACTGTTGAAATATGAGGAAGGCACGGGACGGGCCTTCAGCATTATCCTGCCCCGAAACCCCCTGCGCGCACACCGTCCGACTGAGGTGCTCACGTGA